Proteins co-encoded in one Malus sylvestris chromosome 9, drMalSylv7.2, whole genome shotgun sequence genomic window:
- the LOC126582715 gene encoding microtubule-destabilizing protein 60-like, with protein MDLIGKNAGAVTPVKNQHGSRSKKHDNSRYTENSNPNVSPGPKPTASPASKSAAKSQKSASKNTNPVVRSPRNKIRERKFVVAKKKSKKENPNVACKCKEKGNSKMCLCVAYENLRASQEEFFKKRNDDVESESLKESDRAERELEEAIEEGLRIQDLHIEDGSGDLDPDSELGCSTIKRRRDKLLEEARKSVPERGKVMHLIQAFEKLLSIPSSKDSDEQNGEEEAAEEIGKKVEKWTLPGLQPPPNAPETQVSSSFFPSDLCLTSENLGLDRRPSVSSSWDGSLGSGSSRTSNGGRRNRRNSSESSSTMGGTRWKKKRQQRATSAKPFKLRTEERGRQKEEEFVKKLQEMMMEEERQRIPIAQGLPWTTDEPECLLKPPVKEITIPTDLKLHSDMRAVERAEFDHQVAEKMTLFEQYKMERERLQKLAEEEEIRRLRKELVPKAQPMPYFDRPFIPRRSMKHPTIPKEPKFHVPQNKKIKCCLSWNDMSSYTYEH; from the exons ATGGATTTGATCGGCAAGAACGCCGGAGCGGTGACTCCTGTGAAAAACCAACATGGGTCTCGATCCAAGAAGCACGACAACTCGAGATACACTGAGAATTCGAACCCCAATGTTTCCCCTGGCCCCAAACCCACTGCTTCCCCTGCGTCGAAATCGGCGGCGAAGTCCCAGAAATCGGCGTCCAAGAACACAAACCCGGTTGTTCGTTCGCCCCGGAACAAGATCCGGGAGAGAAAGTTCGTCGTCGCGAAGAAGAAATCGAAGAAGGAGAATCCGAATGTCGCCTGCAAGTGCAAAGAGAAGGGAAATTCGAAAATGTGCCTCTGCGTTGCGTATGAAAATCTACGGGCGTCGCAGGAAGAGTTCTTCAAGAAGCGAAACGACGACGTCGAATCCGAGAGTTTGAAGGAGAGCGACAGAGCTGAGCGTGAACTGGAGGAAGCAATCGAGGAGGGTTTGAGGATTCAGGACCTTCATATTGAAGATGGGTCGGGTGATTTGGACCCGGATAGTGAATTGGGTTGTTCGACAATCAAGAGAAGAAGGGACAAGTTGTTGGAAGAGGCGAGGAAGAGTGTGCCAGAGCGTGGGAAGGTGATGCATTTGATTCAGGCATTTGAGAAGCTGCTTTCGATTCCAAGCTCAAAGGATTCGGATGAGCAGAATGGGGAGGAGGAGGCAGCGGAAGAGATTGGGAAGAAGGTAGAGAAGTGGACATTGCCTGGATTGCAGCCTCCTCCGAATGCGCCGGAAACACAGGTTTCGTCGTCGTTTTTCCCGTCTGATTTGTGCTTGACTTCGGAGAATCTCGGTCTGGATCGGCGGCCTTCAGTCTCTTCTTCTTGGGATGGAAGTCTGGGAAG TGGTTCAAGCAGGACTTCTAACGGGGGGCGAAGAAACAGAAGAAAT AGCTCTGAATCTTCTAGCACAATGGGAGGAACGAGATGGAAGAAGAAGCGGCAACAGAGAGCCACTAGCGCTAAGCCATTCAAGCTAAGAACAGAG GAAAGGGGAAGACAAAAGGAGGAAGAGTTCGTGAAGAAGTTACAAGAGATGATGATGGAGGAGGAGAGGCAGCGGATACCAATTGCTCAGGGCCTCCCATGGACAACAGACGAACCAGAG TGCTTGCTGAAACCTCCGGTAAAAGAAATTACAATACCAACCGACCTGAAGCTCCACAGTGACATGCGGGCAGTAGAGCGAGCTGAGTTTGATCATCAG GTGGCAGAGAAGATGACCCTGTTTGAGCAATACAAGATGGAAAGAGAGAGACTGCAGAAG TTGGCAGAAGAGGAGGAAATAAGAAGATTGAGAAAGGAGCTTGTCCCAAAAGCACAGCCGATGCCCTACTTTGACAGGCCTTTCATTCCCAGAAG GTCAATGAAGCATCCAACTATACCGAAAGAACCGAAGTTTCATGTGCCTCAAAACAAGAAGATCAAGTGCTGCTTGTCATGGAACGATATGAGCTCCTACACTTACGAACATTGA